The window CGGTGCGCCGCAGTCAGCGACCGATGTGCTTTTTGCCAACCCCAAGCGTGCGACACAGGTTCTTGGCGGTCTGGCCGGCCTTTCCACTGGCAATTTTCTGGCGCAGTAGCGCGAACTTCAAGCGGATGACGGGATAGACGTTTCGCTGCACCCAGCCGTCGAACATGTTCACGCCGAGCCAGAACAGGCAGACCATGGACATGGCGATCGCGGTGCCGAGCAGTTTTTCGAAAGTCATGTCCGGATGGTAAGCGGATTCGTGGAAAAAACGTAGGCGTGAGAAATGCCAAATACGTGGCATGCAACCCACGCCCTACACGCCGTCGACGAACTTTGCACAGGACGAGCGCGCCAATGTCGGAGGCCGCTCGACCGTGCGCACCGACCGCGTGGACGCTGAGTTCGACGCCATCGAAGTTTCCATTTCGGACATCGAGCGCAACCTGGCGCTGATCCAGCGCGACGACGGCAAGCTCTTGGACGCTTTGGTCGAGCCTTACAACCTCAGCGCCACGACCAAGGCATTCGTTCAGGCGACGAAGTGGAACGCTCGCGGCCTGTGGGCTACCTTGACCGCATATGCCGTGAACGACATGGTGGACGTTTCTGGCGCTTCCTACATCTGCGCGGTCGCCCATGTCTCTGGCAACTTTGCCGCCGATTACGCCGCTGGCAAGTGGCAGGTCTTCGTGACCGCGAACAACGCCGCGGCGCAGGCTTTCGCACCGACCGCCACGATCAGCAGCACCAACACCCAGGCGGCCGTCGTTGAGGTCGATGCCGCGGCTCGTGCCGCATCCCTTCCTGCTCTTTCCGCCTTCTACGGGGGTTTCTAATGTCCAGCGCTCCATCCTTCATCGCCACGCCGCGCACCCCCGCCGTGGCTTTCGTCAACGCCGACGGCACCACGTTCAAAACGGTTTTCTCCGCCGGGATCAATGGCTCGCGTGTCGATTCGCTGTTTGGCGCAAGCACCGATACGGCCGGGTTTTACGTAATGCAACTCGCAGTGCAGAAATCCGGCGTGGATTACCCAATCGGCGAAGTGACGATTCCGATCGGCGCGGGCACGAACGGCGCGGCGAAATCCGTGGCTCTGCTGAACCCCACGGACATTCCTGGCCTGACGTACACAGAGAGCGGGGCGCTGTATCTCGAAACCGGCTGCGCCCTACGGGCTCGCGTCAAATCGGCCGTGGGCGGGTCGTTTTCTATTGCTCTGGTCGGCGTAGCCGGAGATTATTGAATGTTGGCCGGATTTAGCGCACTGCCGCTCAAAAAATCTTTCTCCGCGCAACTGGCACGGGTGGAAAAGGGCGCCCAAACTTGGCAAGGGCTTATGGCCAGCCGGGCGATCAACACAACGTATATCAACACGACCGGCAAGACGATCATGGTGTCCGCGTCTGTGTCCGGCGTGGTTGCGAACAGCACCTTGGCATTGGCCTGGACGATTGGCGGCGTGTCCAGTATTGGAATCAGCGTCACCACCGCTGGCAGCACACCGGCCAACACGACGCTCGCGGCCACTGCACTTGTACCTCCGGGAGCCTCCTACGCTTTGCTCGTCACGCAAGGTTCGCTGGCTTCCTGGGCCGAGCTCCGCTAAAGAACAGTCCCATGAAATATTTCAAGAACTCCGCGAACGCCGTCTACGCGTTCGAAGCCGATGGGTCGCAAGACGCCTTCATCGGGCCTGAATTGGTGTCCATCTCAGTGGCCGAGGCCGAAGCGTTAAGTCAGCCCTTGACGCCTCCTCTCGCGGTGCCGCGGATCGTGCCCATGCTCAATGCGCAGATCGTCCTCAGTCGCGCCGGCAAGCTAACGCGGGTAGAAAACCTGATCCAAGCCATGTCAGGGCAGGCAGGAATCGAGGCGCGGATCACTTGGGCGCGGGCTCAGACGGTGGACCGCGATTCTGACCTGGTACAGACCTTGATTGCCGAAGTTCCTCTCACGGAGGAAGAAACAGATTGCCTTTTTGCGGAGGCGGCTGCGCTCCCATGAACACGCCAGCAGAAGCAGCAACCGCGGGCATTGCCAGCAAAGTCACCACGGGAGGCGGCACTGTCGCTTTCATCGCGGGGTTCAGTTCGCACGAGTTCATCGCCTGGGCCGGCCTCGGCGTGGCTGTGGCGGGCTTGTTGATGAACCTCGCCTTCAAGCTCGAAGCACGGCAGCGCGCCAAGCGCGAGCACGCTGCGCGTATGCGGCGGCTCGAACGGATGCTAAGCAGCGACACCGACATGGTTTCGCTTGGGGAGGACGATTGATGGAATTTGAGCAAGCATTCGACCGACTGTTGGGTCACGAGGGCGGCTACAGCAACGATGTTCGCGACCCGGGCGGCGAGACCAACTGGGGGATCAGCAAGCGCTCCTACCCCAACGTCGACATCAAGGCCTTGACCCGCGACGGTGCAAAGCTGATTTACCTGCGTGATTTCTGGGAACCGCTCGGCGACGCGCATCCGGCCGTCAAGTTCCAGGTCTTCGATTTCGCCGTCAATGGTGGCCTGGCAACCGGCTTGCGCAAGCTGCAGTCGGCGGTCGGTGTGGCCGACGACGGGCATTGGGGGCCTCGCAGCGCCGCCGCGCTGGCCGCCATGGAGCTCAATGACGTGCTGTTGCGCTTCAACGCCCAGCGCATCCGCTACTACGCCAGCCTAGCCAACTGGCCGACCTACGGCAAGGGCTGGGCGATCCGCGTGGCCGGCAACCTCGATTACGCTGCTGAGGACAATTGAAATGGACCCCATCACCATTGGCTTGGCGCTGGCTTCGCAGTTCGCGCCGCAACTAATCAAATACTTCAGCAACTCGGACACGGCCGCGACGGTGGCCGGCCAGGTGATCGACATCGCCAAGACGGTGACCGGCAAGGGCACTCCCGATGAGGCGGCGACGGCCCTGCAGGCCGACCCGACCCTGGCGCTGCAGTTCAAGACTGCTGTGCTGGCCAGCGAAACAGACCTGGAGAAGGCCTACCTGGCCGACCGAGCCGATGCACGCGCCCGCGATGTAGACCTGGCCAAGCTGGGCCGGCGCAACGTACGCGCTGACATCATGGTGTTTCTTGACGTCGTAGGTCTGATCGCCTGCCTCGTGGTGCTGATCTTCTACAAGGAAAAAATTCCCGGCGAGGCCGTGGGCCTGATCAGCACCATCGCCGCTACTTTCGGCCTATGCTTGCGCGATGCACATCAGTACGAGTTCGGCAGTTCGCGAAGTTCGGCGAACAAAGATCTGACGATCACCAACCTGACGCGATAGCAATGCACTGGCACGCAGAATCCATCACTGTGACCCTGCGCGGGTTCAAGGATGGCGACAGCTACGAGAATCGCGACAAGTTCCCCGTAGTGGCCACGGCGCAACTGCTGGGGGGCAAGCGGGCCTTCATCAGCGCCTTCCTGCGGGACGGAACGCAGATCCACCGAATCGAAAAAGCCGACTGGCTAGCTCTCGGCGTGATGTTGCGGGAGCAGTTCGGCATCGAGAAAATCGAGACGGAACGCCACACCAAGCCAAAAACGTTCGCCACCGGGCCGGCGCCACTGTCCTGAGCCGCGGCATCGTCAGTTTCCTTGCAAATACTTTGTGGGTACGATCGCCCAAATCAGGTGAGGCTTGGCAAAAACGTACTCTTCGCCATCGCCATCAACGAAGGTGACGAAAAGTGTGCTCTCGTCCGCCAGGCCTTCCACAAGTGTCATGCAGTCCTCGGGCTCGACGAACTCATCAAAGATTTCGGGCCGGTCTCTGAATTTCAGCTTGACGCCACCTTCGTATTCCTCCGCCTCCCTGGAAATCCATATCGGTTCCCAAAGCTGCCGGGCGACCTGGAGCTCGGCAAGGTTGAGATGGACGCTCTGCCCATCTGTCGAGTCAAACCCGAAAAACCCGATGGTCTGCGAGGGATCGAAGGTTTCCAGGCAGGCCGACAGCCGAATCTGTTCCTGCTCCGCCACCTCGAATATCATTCTCTCGGCCTCGCCGCGCATCAGGAAGCTGAAGAAGTAGCGTTTCATCCGGCCGATCCTACGCAGCGCCAGGCTCGCGGGGAACAGGAAACGGGATGAGCGGTTCGCACCGGATTCGCACCGAATGGCGCAAACCCCCGTCCAGCCTAGGTGCGGCGAGGGTTCAAATCCCCCCAGCTCCACCACCGCACCGAACGGGAGTCGTTGTCACCAGCGACTCCCGTTTTTTTATCTTGAACAGAAGATGAACGCGATACGGCTTGGCGTTATGCCGTCCTTAGCATCTGGTATGAAAAGATGGTGACGCCACCGATGAACGCCAGCGCCACCACCGTCAGAACGACGATCGCCAAAGCCCGATTCAGCTTGTTCCGGCGCGTCGAACGTTCGGGCGGCCTGCTCAAAGCAGGCGCAAAGCCGCGTCAAGCACCTTGTAGGCGGC of the Rhodoferax koreense genome contains:
- a CDS encoding holin — translated: MNTPAEAATAGIASKVTTGGGTVAFIAGFSSHEFIAWAGLGVAVAGLLMNLAFKLEARQRAKREHAARMRRLERMLSSDTDMVSLGEDD
- a CDS encoding glycoside hydrolase family 108 protein, which codes for MEFEQAFDRLLGHEGGYSNDVRDPGGETNWGISKRSYPNVDIKALTRDGAKLIYLRDFWEPLGDAHPAVKFQVFDFAVNGGLATGLRKLQSAVGVADDGHWGPRSAAALAAMELNDVLLRFNAQRIRYYASLANWPTYGKGWAIRVAGNLDYAAEDN